The following coding sequences lie in one Megalodesulfovibrio gigas DSM 1382 = ATCC 19364 genomic window:
- the coaD gene encoding pantetheine-phosphate adenylyltransferase has translation MDTHAPAADAGRRRVAIYPGTFDPLTFGHVSLVKRALDVFDHILVAPAAATPKTPMFSLEERVEIVREVFHDNPRVEVAGFQGLLVEFARRRGACAILRGLRAVSDFEYEFQMALMNRRLEKHIQTVFLMTDYRWLFISSTIVKEAAKAGADVRSMIPDPAWFRLQERLGHPVPCE, from the coding sequence ATGGACACACACGCCCCCGCAGCCGACGCCGGACGCAGACGCGTCGCCATCTATCCCGGCACCTTCGATCCCCTGACCTTCGGACACGTCAGTCTCGTCAAGCGCGCCCTGGACGTCTTCGACCACATCCTCGTCGCCCCTGCCGCCGCCACGCCCAAGACACCCATGTTCTCCCTGGAGGAGCGGGTGGAGATCGTCCGCGAAGTCTTCCATGACAATCCGCGGGTGGAGGTGGCGGGCTTTCAGGGCCTGCTGGTGGAATTCGCCCGCCGTCGCGGAGCCTGCGCCATCCTGCGCGGGCTCAGGGCCGTGTCGGACTTCGAGTACGAATTTCAGATGGCCCTCATGAACCGCCGGCTGGAAAAGCACATCCAGACAGTGTTTCTGATGACCGATTACCGCTGGCTGTTCATCAGCTCCACCATCGTCAAGGAAGCGGCCAAGGCCGGGGCAGATGTGCGGAGCATGATTCCGGACCCGGCCTGGTTCCGCCTGCAGGAGCGCTTGGGGCATCCGGTGCCCTGCGAATGA
- the miaA gene encoding tRNA (adenosine(37)-N6)-dimethylallyltransferase MiaA, translated as MTSPVPLVPPVPLVCLVGPTGVGKTAASLHLARAFDGVVINLDSRQVYADFPVITAQPTPEEQAACPHFLYGFLPAGEKISAGRFAELAGGLALEQWRQGRLPLVVGGTGLYLRALVQGLAEIPPVPEDIQRQILADLARHGPEVLHARLATVDPASAARLAPRDRQRIARALEVHVTTGRSLTWWHEEQARTAPTRPFRALVLHLDQPNERLYPRLRLRIELMVDAGARDEIARAWNRLPDETAPGYSGIGCAEVLAWHLGRMQKDEALALWERNTRAYVKRQRTWFRKEAGRVDLAPEELERMEALVREFLKG; from the coding sequence ATGACGTCGCCCGTTCCACTGGTCCCGCCCGTTCCACTGGTCTGTCTTGTCGGCCCCACGGGTGTGGGCAAGACCGCGGCCTCCCTGCATCTGGCCAGGGCATTTGACGGGGTGGTCATCAACCTGGATTCGCGGCAGGTGTATGCCGACTTCCCGGTCATCACCGCCCAGCCCACTCCGGAGGAGCAGGCGGCCTGCCCGCATTTTCTGTACGGCTTTCTGCCGGCCGGGGAGAAGATTTCCGCCGGTCGCTTTGCCGAACTGGCCGGCGGCCTTGCCCTGGAGCAGTGGCGCCAGGGCCGGCTGCCCCTGGTGGTGGGCGGCACGGGGCTGTATCTGCGGGCGCTGGTGCAGGGGCTGGCGGAAATTCCGCCGGTGCCCGAGGACATTCAGCGGCAGATCCTTGCGGATTTGGCGCGTCATGGTCCGGAAGTCCTGCATGCCCGGCTGGCGACGGTGGATCCGGCCTCGGCGGCGCGTCTGGCCCCGCGGGATCGTCAGCGCATTGCCCGGGCTCTGGAAGTGCACGTCACTACGGGCCGGTCCCTGACCTGGTGGCACGAGGAGCAGGCCCGCACGGCCCCCACCCGGCCGTTTCGCGCCCTGGTGCTGCATCTGGACCAGCCCAACGAACGGCTGTATCCACGCCTGCGCCTGCGCATTGAGCTGATGGTGGACGCCGGCGCGCGGGACGAGATCGCCCGGGCCTGGAACCGCCTGCCGGATGAGACTGCGCCGGGCTATTCCGGCATCGGCTGTGCCGAGGTGCTGGCCTGGCATCTGGGACGTATGCAGAAGGATGAAGCCCTCGCCCTGTGGGAGCGCAATACCCGGGCCTATGTCAAGCGACAGCGGACGTGGTTTCGCAAGGAGGCCGGCCGGGTGGATCTGGCGCCGGAGGAACTGGAGCGGATGGAAGCGCTGGTGCGGGAGTTTTTGAAAGGATAG
- a CDS encoding NADH-quinone oxidoreductase subunit B family protein yields MQAILDFIKSSRIKSPWLMHFDCGSCNGCDIETLACLTPIYDVERFGIVNVGNPKHADILIVSGTVNHRNKKVLANLYEQMPHPKVVVAIGACGLSGGVFREAPNVVGGIDKVIPVDAYVPGCPPKPEAIIDGVVLGLQKFAEKSLA; encoded by the coding sequence ATGCAAGCCATTCTCGACTTCATCAAATCCTCACGGATCAAATCCCCCTGGCTGATGCACTTTGACTGCGGCTCCTGCAACGGCTGCGACATTGAAACCCTGGCCTGCCTGACCCCCATCTACGACGTGGAACGCTTCGGCATCGTCAACGTGGGCAACCCCAAGCATGCGGATATCCTCATCGTCAGCGGCACGGTGAACCACCGCAACAAGAAGGTGCTGGCCAACCTGTATGAACAAATGCCCCACCCCAAAGTGGTGGTGGCCATCGGCGCATGCGGCCTCTCCGGCGGCGTGTTCCGCGAGGCCCCCAATGTGGTGGGCGGCATCGACAAGGTCATCCCGGTGGATGCGTACGTCCCCGGTTGTCCGCCCAAGCCCGAAGCCATCATTGACGGCGTGGTGCTCGGTTTGCAGAAATTCGCCGAAAAATCCCTTGCCTAA
- a CDS encoding alpha/beta fold hydrolase, with the protein MAACLAVLTLCVTLAAPAPRADAAQAGAVRQVSFGTGALQYADAGQGGLPVVLVHGWACSGEFWKEQLGPVSAGRRVLVVDLPGHGGSASAGPFTQEAMAKAVLAVMDDAGVERAVLVGHSMGASVIRRVAVLAPQRAAGLVLVDGAILFPPADAAASASWREEMERFAAEFEGEQADATTASFINAMHAPATPQALKDWVLARMLATPVVVRHGAMQGFVQAALDPLPAVTAPTLAVYAASEDTPPNLEPLLRQLFPALEYHLLSGPGHFLMLEDPARFNTMLQAWLENAVR; encoded by the coding sequence TTGGCAGCATGCTTGGCCGTGCTGACGTTGTGCGTTACGCTGGCTGCTCCGGCGCCTCGGGCGGATGCCGCCCAGGCTGGTGCGGTACGGCAGGTGTCGTTCGGCACTGGCGCGTTGCAGTATGCGGACGCAGGCCAGGGCGGTCTGCCTGTGGTGCTGGTGCATGGCTGGGCCTGCTCCGGCGAGTTCTGGAAGGAGCAGCTTGGCCCTGTGTCGGCCGGGCGTCGTGTGCTGGTCGTGGATTTGCCAGGCCATGGCGGCAGTGCCTCTGCCGGGCCGTTCACCCAGGAGGCGATGGCCAAGGCCGTGCTGGCCGTCATGGACGATGCCGGCGTGGAACGCGCCGTGCTGGTGGGCCACAGCATGGGCGCGTCGGTGATTCGCCGTGTCGCCGTGCTCGCCCCGCAGCGTGCGGCCGGGCTGGTGCTGGTGGATGGAGCCATCCTGTTTCCGCCGGCGGATGCTGCGGCCAGCGCCTCCTGGCGCGAGGAGATGGAGCGCTTTGCCGCGGAATTCGAGGGCGAACAGGCCGACGCCACCACCGCATCCTTTATTAACGCCATGCATGCCCCGGCCACGCCGCAGGCCCTCAAGGACTGGGTGCTGGCGCGCATGCTGGCCACACCCGTGGTCGTTCGCCACGGGGCCATGCAGGGCTTTGTGCAGGCAGCCCTGGACCCCCTGCCGGCTGTGACAGCCCCCACCCTGGCCGTGTACGCCGCGTCCGAGGACACGCCGCCAAATCTGGAGCCCTTGCTTCGGCAGCTGTTCCCGGCGTTGGAGTATCACCTGCTGTCCGGCCCCGGACATTTTCTGATGCTGGAGGACCCGGCCCGCTTCAACACCATGCTGCAGGCCTGGCTGGAGAATGCCGTGCGCTGA
- a CDS encoding respiratory chain complex I subunit 1 family protein has translation MMSILGFLLALVVGVFVAPILGGLITGVDRRITARLQSRLGPPILQPFYDVAKLLGKEKLLNNSWQAFCAYVYLVAAATSVVLFFLQSDLLLIFFVQAVGAVFLVIGAMSVPSPYSQIGAQRELIQVLTYEPLLVLVLAGIYVHTGTFKISGIYALEDPMLFKLPLLFLVLGYALTIKLRKSPFDISASAHAHQEIVRGVYTEFSGPYLAILEIAHFYEMVLILGLVSLFWSTSFVGMLVLVALTYLAEILVDNVSSRMTWRWMVSSAWAVGLTLTLINLLSLTM, from the coding sequence ATGATGAGCATTCTCGGATTCCTGCTTGCCCTTGTTGTCGGCGTGTTCGTGGCGCCCATCCTCGGGGGCCTCATCACCGGCGTGGACCGTCGGATCACGGCGCGGTTGCAGTCCCGCCTGGGTCCGCCCATCCTGCAGCCCTTTTACGACGTGGCCAAGCTGCTGGGGAAGGAAAAGCTCCTGAACAACAGCTGGCAGGCCTTCTGCGCGTATGTGTATCTGGTGGCCGCGGCCACCAGCGTGGTGCTGTTCTTCCTGCAGTCCGACCTGCTGCTGATCTTCTTCGTGCAGGCTGTGGGCGCGGTGTTCCTGGTCATCGGGGCCATGAGCGTGCCTTCGCCGTACAGCCAGATCGGCGCGCAGCGCGAACTGATTCAGGTGCTCACCTACGAACCGCTGCTGGTGCTGGTGCTGGCCGGCATTTACGTGCACACGGGCACCTTCAAGATCAGCGGTATCTACGCCCTTGAAGACCCCATGCTGTTCAAGCTGCCCCTGCTCTTCCTGGTGCTGGGGTATGCCCTGACTATCAAGCTGCGCAAGTCGCCCTTCGACATCTCCGCCAGCGCCCATGCCCACCAGGAAATCGTGCGCGGGGTGTACACGGAATTCTCCGGCCCCTACCTCGCCATCCTGGAAATCGCCCATTTCTACGAAATGGTCCTCATCCTGGGTCTGGTGAGCCTGTTCTGGTCCACCAGCTTCGTGGGCATGCTGGTCCTGGTGGCCCTGACGTATCTGGCGGAAATTCTGGTAGACAACGTCTCCTCGCGCATGACCTGGCGCTGGATGGTGTCTTCCGCCTGGGCTGTGGGGCTGACCCTCACCCTCATCAACCTGCTCAGCCTGACCATGTAG
- a CDS encoding 4Fe-4S binding protein → MRLGPMVPTVVKNLINKKSTRPYPFVVREPFPDQRGELYCDIEQCIFCGTCARKCPSQCISVDKEQGIWKCDPFACVYCGTCEEVCPTHCLHHKGTWRPVAGERQMIEMKGTPPKKKKKEAAE, encoded by the coding sequence ATGCGACTTGGTCCCATGGTTCCCACCGTCGTCAAGAACCTGATCAACAAGAAATCCACGCGCCCCTACCCGTTCGTGGTGCGCGAGCCGTTCCCCGACCAGCGGGGCGAGCTGTACTGCGACATCGAGCAGTGCATCTTCTGCGGCACCTGCGCCCGCAAGTGCCCGTCCCAGTGCATCAGCGTGGACAAGGAACAGGGCATCTGGAAATGCGATCCCTTTGCCTGCGTCTACTGCGGTACCTGCGAGGAAGTCTGCCCCACCCATTGCCTGCACCACAAGGGCACCTGGCGGCCCGTGGCCGGCGAGCGGCAGATGATTGAAATGAAGGGCACCCCGCCCAAGAAAAAGAAGAAAGAAGCCGCCGAATAA
- the corA gene encoding magnesium/cobalt transporter CorA, which produces MFEYLKRHSSKAGKPPGTVEYVGEKAEEQVKITVFAYSEHDVTVTTPARLEDCGRLRAPGTVFWVNLDGVHRTGFVEDAGRVFGLHPLVLEDIVHTEQRPKMEDQGEYLFLVVKMLRWDEAEGRVVDEQVSLVLGDGFVLSFQEEEHGDVFEDIRARIRAGKGRIRKCGPDYLLYSLLDAVVDNYFVVLEKVGDAIEDMEEALLESAGNTQLEELHVLRREALFLRKYVWPLREIVARLERQESELIRDGAKIYLRDLYDHVIQVMDTIETFREVLSGMADLHLSKISLKLNEIMKVLTVISTFFIPLTFIAGVYGMNFRYMPELEWRWGYFAVLGTMGIVAAGMWAFFKKRNLL; this is translated from the coding sequence ATGTTCGAGTATCTCAAGCGCCATTCCAGCAAGGCCGGCAAACCCCCGGGCACGGTGGAGTATGTGGGCGAGAAGGCTGAGGAGCAGGTCAAAATCACCGTCTTCGCCTATTCGGAACACGACGTCACCGTGACGACGCCCGCCCGTCTGGAGGACTGCGGCCGCCTGCGCGCGCCGGGCACGGTCTTCTGGGTGAACCTGGACGGCGTGCACCGCACCGGCTTTGTGGAAGACGCCGGCCGCGTGTTCGGGCTGCATCCCCTGGTGCTGGAAGACATCGTCCACACCGAGCAGCGGCCGAAAATGGAGGACCAGGGCGAGTATCTCTTCCTGGTCGTCAAGATGCTGCGCTGGGACGAGGCGGAAGGCCGCGTCGTCGATGAGCAGGTCAGCCTTGTGCTGGGTGATGGCTTCGTGCTCTCGTTTCAGGAGGAAGAACATGGCGACGTGTTCGAGGACATCCGGGCCCGCATCCGGGCCGGCAAGGGCCGCATCCGCAAGTGCGGGCCGGACTACCTGCTGTATTCCCTGCTCGACGCCGTGGTGGACAACTACTTTGTGGTCCTGGAAAAAGTGGGAGACGCCATCGAGGACATGGAAGAGGCGCTGCTGGAGTCTGCCGGCAACACCCAGCTGGAGGAACTGCACGTCCTGCGACGGGAGGCGCTCTTCCTGCGCAAATACGTCTGGCCCCTCAGGGAAATCGTGGCCCGGCTGGAGCGGCAGGAATCCGAACTCATCCGGGATGGCGCCAAGATCTACCTGCGCGACCTCTACGACCATGTGATCCAGGTGATGGACACCATCGAGACCTTCCGCGAAGTGCTCTCGGGCATGGCCGACCTGCATTTGTCCAAGATCAGCCTCAAACTGAATGAGATCATGAAGGTCCTGACGGTGATCTCCACCTTCTTCATTCCCCTGACCTTCATCGCCGGCGTGTATGGCATGAACTTCCGCTACATGCCGGAACTGGAATGGCGGTGGGGCTACTTTGCCGTGCTGGGGACCATGGGGATTGTGGCGGCCGGCATGTGGGCCTTCTTCAAGAAACGCAACCTGCTGTAA
- a CDS encoding NADH-quinone oxidoreductase subunit 5 family protein produces MHSTLMFILIILPFLAAIVCAIVPVKQVRSAVVVATGALLAVASLLLIGKVPFETSFTSMAGLPLASLTQLADFALLGVILYFGWKHKHQGIKALAIAQLVGLFVLEAFVMDHHAANMAFFADPLSLTLVLIISIVGSVICIHAIPYMENHEHHLRLTISRQPRFFAWLVLFLGAMNALVLTNDLLTFYFFFEVTTLCSFMLIGHDGNELATKNSLHALYLNSIGGLALLLGVGFFQIMLGTLNIQEILRLSPNAAYAMLPMALVCIAAFAKSAQAPFQSWLLGAMVAPTPTSALLHSSTMVKAGVYLVLRMAPGFVGTSLSTYVALFGAFTFLATAVLAVSQSNAKRILAYSTVSNLGLIIACAGINTPAAMAAALFLIIFHAVSKALLFLCVGTIEQRIESRDIEDMQGLFVRMPVTATLAVIGVLTMILPPFGMLMGKWMAIESAAANVPVIMMLALGSAITLLYWARWAGLLMSHPLKGGVTPEVQPMLTKYPLVALCGGAVVLSLLSPWIYSALIVPMLNAANAVNPQASFAAPYLSAKGILGADSGVFPVVPLFILLIAGMYLGVRVLKNAQSAREASIYLAGAQSRTDQTPDSFVGPANQPVKVVNANYYLTRLLPEEKVTCWVNTAAVLLALLLVVGGL; encoded by the coding sequence ATGCATTCAACGTTGATGTTCATCTTGATCATCCTGCCATTTCTGGCGGCGATCGTTTGTGCGATCGTCCCGGTGAAGCAGGTGCGCTCGGCTGTCGTCGTGGCCACTGGAGCGCTTCTGGCTGTGGCTTCCTTGCTGCTCATCGGCAAGGTTCCATTTGAAACGTCTTTTACCTCCATGGCCGGCCTGCCTCTCGCCAGCCTGACGCAACTGGCAGACTTTGCGCTGCTGGGCGTCATTCTGTATTTCGGCTGGAAGCATAAGCACCAGGGCATCAAGGCCCTGGCCATCGCGCAGCTTGTGGGCCTGTTTGTCCTGGAAGCGTTCGTGATGGATCATCACGCAGCGAACATGGCGTTTTTCGCCGACCCGCTCTCGCTGACACTGGTGCTCATCATCAGCATCGTGGGTTCCGTCATCTGTATCCATGCCATTCCGTACATGGAGAATCATGAGCATCATCTGCGCCTGACCATCTCCAGGCAGCCCCGGTTCTTCGCCTGGCTGGTGCTCTTTTTGGGTGCAATGAACGCCCTGGTGCTGACCAACGACCTGTTGACGTTCTACTTTTTCTTTGAAGTCACCACGCTGTGTTCCTTCATGCTCATCGGGCACGACGGCAACGAGCTGGCCACCAAAAACAGCCTGCATGCCTTGTATCTGAACAGCATCGGCGGTCTGGCATTGCTGCTGGGCGTCGGCTTCTTCCAGATCATGCTTGGCACACTGAACATCCAGGAAATTTTGCGGCTTTCCCCCAACGCCGCATACGCCATGCTTCCCATGGCCCTGGTGTGCATCGCTGCCTTTGCCAAGAGCGCCCAGGCGCCGTTCCAGAGCTGGTTGCTGGGCGCCATGGTGGCTCCCACGCCCACCTCGGCCCTGCTTCACAGCTCCACCATGGTCAAGGCCGGGGTGTATCTGGTGCTGCGCATGGCTCCGGGCTTTGTGGGCACGTCGCTTTCCACGTACGTGGCCCTGTTCGGCGCGTTCACCTTCCTGGCCACGGCCGTGCTGGCGGTGAGTCAATCCAACGCCAAGCGCATCCTGGCCTACTCCACGGTGAGCAACCTGGGGCTGATCATCGCCTGCGCCGGCATCAACACGCCGGCGGCCATGGCGGCGGCGCTGTTCCTCATCATCTTCCACGCCGTGTCCAAGGCCCTGCTGTTCCTGTGCGTGGGCACCATTGAGCAGCGCATCGAAAGCCGGGACATCGAAGACATGCAAGGCCTGTTTGTGCGCATGCCGGTGACGGCCACCCTGGCGGTGATCGGCGTGCTGACCATGATCCTGCCGCCCTTCGGCATGCTCATGGGCAAGTGGATGGCCATCGAATCCGCTGCGGCCAACGTGCCGGTCATCATGATGCTGGCCCTGGGCAGCGCCATCACGCTTTTGTACTGGGCGCGCTGGGCCGGTCTGCTCATGAGCCATCCGCTCAAGGGCGGCGTGACCCCCGAAGTGCAGCCCATGCTCACCAAGTACCCCCTGGTGGCCCTGTGCGGCGGCGCGGTGGTGCTCTCCCTGCTCTCTCCCTGGATTTACTCGGCACTCATCGTGCCCATGCTGAACGCAGCCAATGCCGTGAATCCCCAGGCCTCGTTCGCGGCGCCCTACCTGAGCGCCAAGGGCATTCTGGGGGCGGATTCCGGCGTCTTCCCCGTGGTGCCGCTGTTCATCCTCCTCATCGCAGGCATGTACCTGGGCGTGCGCGTGCTCAAGAACGCCCAGAGCGCCCGGGAAGCCTCCATCTATCTGGCTGGCGCGCAGAGCCGCACCGACCAGACACCCGACAGCTTCGTGGGGCCCGCGAACCAGCCGGTGAAGGTTGTAAACGCAAACTACTACCTCACCAGGCTGCTTCCTGAAGAGAAAGTGACCTGCTGGGTGAATACGGCTGCGGTGCTGCTGGCGCTGCTGCTGGTGGTGGGAGGTCTGTAG
- a CDS encoding NADH-quinone oxidoreductase subunit C: MPIPAKQVTKETLVAEVAQYKSAGWRFVTATCVDLNENEFDILYHFDKDLTMEHLRLTVPKTEPVPSLSGVYLAAFLVENEIQDQFGLCFDGLALNFANHLYLDDEVATTPFCKFGVVRKTAAAE, encoded by the coding sequence ATGCCCATCCCCGCCAAGCAAGTCACCAAAGAGACCCTGGTTGCGGAGGTCGCCCAGTACAAAAGCGCCGGCTGGCGCTTCGTCACGGCCACCTGCGTGGACTTGAACGAAAATGAGTTCGACATCCTCTACCACTTCGACAAAGACCTGACGATGGAGCACCTGCGGCTCACGGTTCCCAAAACCGAGCCCGTGCCTTCCCTCTCCGGCGTGTACCTGGCCGCGTTCCTTGTGGAAAACGAAATTCAGGACCAGTTCGGCCTGTGCTTTGACGGCCTTGCCCTGAACTTCGCCAACCATCTGTATCTCGACGACGAGGTCGCCACCACGCCCTTCTGCAAGTTCGGCGTGGTGCGCAAGACTGCCGCGGCCGAGTAA
- the rsmD gene encoding 16S rRNA (guanine(966)-N(2))-methyltransferase RsmD, with the protein MRVVSGIYRGRAIRTVDAEGMRPATQKVREALFSALAARGVEWEGARVLDLFAGSGSLGLEALSRGAAEAVFVELHRPAAKGILATCKDFGVPAGRAQVLAEDVLTFLTRGNSARRGFDVCFIDPPYHKNLLPPAVAAVAAHGWVHEDGFLVAEVETRVELPHPPESQHWALCFDRAYGQTRILIWTHTPPQPTPDADASPSIPAPSIP; encoded by the coding sequence ATGCGGGTTGTTTCTGGAATCTATCGTGGTCGGGCCATCCGCACCGTGGACGCCGAAGGCATGCGCCCGGCAACACAGAAGGTGCGGGAGGCCCTGTTCTCCGCCCTGGCGGCCCGCGGGGTGGAGTGGGAAGGGGCCCGGGTGCTGGATCTGTTTGCCGGCTCGGGCAGCCTGGGCCTGGAAGCCCTGAGCCGCGGTGCGGCGGAAGCCGTGTTTGTGGAGCTGCACCGGCCGGCGGCCAAGGGCATTCTGGCCACCTGCAAGGATTTTGGTGTGCCGGCGGGCAGGGCCCAGGTGCTTGCCGAGGACGTGCTGACGTTTCTGACCCGGGGCAACAGCGCGCGCAGGGGGTTCGATGTGTGTTTCATCGATCCCCCGTACCACAAGAACTTGCTGCCGCCGGCTGTGGCTGCCGTGGCTGCCCACGGCTGGGTGCATGAGGACGGCTTTCTTGTGGCGGAAGTGGAAACCCGGGTTGAACTGCCGCACCCGCCCGAATCGCAACACTGGGCGCTGTGCTTCGACCGCGCCTACGGGCAGACCAGGATTTTGATATGGACACACACGCCCCCGCAGCCGACGCCGGACGCAGACGCGTCGCCATCTATCCCGGCACCTTCGATCCCCTGA
- a CDS encoding hydrogenase large subunit, protein MAQTILPFGPQHPVLPEPIHLKLTVEDEIVVDALPALGYVHRGLEKLCDIRDYNQMVQIVERVCGICSKIHAMCYCQGIEEMMGVQVPDRAKVLRVVWSELHRVHSHLLWLGLFADAFGFEALFYQFWKIREKVMDINEATTGNRVIVSVNEVGGVRRDLSAEQIRWIEAELKVVEKQVRELRSTILDDYTVKKRTVGKGVLTGAQALELGAVGPTLRGSGVFQDARQLKYAAFDRIDFQPIAYPNGDSWSRCAVRYDETLQSIDLVRQALARLPEGELSTKVKGKPEGEVVTRVEQPRGELLYYLKGNGTNNLDRCRIRTPTFSNIPPLVVMLPGLELADVPVVVLSIDPCISCTER, encoded by the coding sequence ATGGCTCAGACTATTCTGCCTTTCGGCCCGCAGCACCCCGTGTTGCCCGAACCCATCCATCTGAAGCTCACCGTGGAGGATGAAATCGTCGTCGATGCGCTGCCCGCACTCGGCTACGTCCACCGCGGCCTGGAAAAACTCTGCGATATCCGTGATTACAACCAGATGGTGCAGATTGTGGAACGCGTCTGCGGCATCTGCTCCAAAATCCACGCCATGTGCTACTGCCAGGGCATCGAAGAGATGATGGGCGTGCAAGTGCCGGACCGCGCCAAGGTCCTGCGCGTGGTCTGGAGCGAGCTGCACCGCGTGCACTCCCACCTGCTCTGGCTCGGCCTCTTTGCCGACGCCTTCGGCTTCGAAGCGCTGTTCTACCAGTTCTGGAAGATTCGTGAAAAGGTGATGGACATCAACGAAGCCACCACCGGCAACCGCGTCATCGTTTCCGTGAACGAAGTGGGCGGCGTACGGCGCGATCTCTCCGCCGAGCAGATCCGCTGGATCGAAGCTGAACTCAAGGTGGTGGAAAAGCAGGTCCGCGAACTGCGCTCCACCATTCTGGACGACTACACCGTGAAAAAGCGCACCGTGGGCAAGGGCGTGCTCACCGGTGCCCAGGCCCTGGAGCTTGGCGCCGTGGGCCCCACCCTGCGCGGCAGCGGCGTCTTCCAGGATGCCCGCCAGCTTAAGTACGCTGCCTTCGACCGCATCGACTTCCAGCCCATCGCCTATCCCAATGGCGACAGCTGGTCCCGCTGCGCCGTGCGCTACGACGAGACCCTGCAGTCCATCGACCTCGTGCGCCAGGCCCTGGCCCGGCTGCCCGAAGGCGAGCTGAGCACCAAGGTGAAGGGCAAGCCGGAAGGCGAAGTCGTCACCCGCGTGGAACAGCCCCGCGGCGAGCTGCTGTACTACCTCAAGGGCAATGGCACCAACAACCTGGACCGCTGCCGCATCCGCACCCCCACGTTCTCCAACATCCCGCCGCTGGTGGTCATGCTGCCCGGGCTGGAACTGGCCGACGTGCCTGTGGTTGTGCTGTCCATCGACCCCTGCATCAGCTGCACCGAACGCTAA
- the arfB gene encoding alternative ribosome rescue aminoacyl-tRNA hydrolase ArfB has product MMLDIGFGVVIPQDELQFSTARASGPGGQHVNTTDSKVLLRFNISESRQLSPARKAQLLEALAHRLDSEGAVLITAQESRSQHVNKELALAKLAALLRKALTPRAPRRPTRPTLASKERRLAGKKLTAARKQARGRVPKADD; this is encoded by the coding sequence ATGATGCTGGATATCGGCTTCGGAGTTGTCATTCCCCAGGATGAGCTGCAGTTCAGCACGGCCCGGGCCTCGGGGCCGGGCGGGCAGCACGTGAACACCACAGATTCCAAGGTGTTGTTGCGATTCAACATTAGCGAATCGCGCCAGCTTTCGCCGGCCCGCAAGGCCCAGCTCCTGGAGGCCCTGGCGCATCGCCTGGACAGCGAAGGCGCGGTGCTGATCACGGCGCAGGAATCCCGCAGTCAGCACGTCAACAAGGAACTGGCCCTGGCCAAGCTCGCGGCGCTGCTGCGCAAGGCCCTCACGCCGCGAGCGCCGCGCCGGCCCACACGGCCCACGCTGGCTTCCAAGGAACGTCGGCTGGCCGGAAAAAAACTGACCGCTGCCCGCAAGCAGGCGCGCGGCCGGGTGCCCAAGGCAGACGACTGA